The following proteins come from a genomic window of Astatotilapia calliptera chromosome 11, fAstCal1.2, whole genome shotgun sequence:
- the adar gene encoding double-stranded RNA-specific adenosine deaminase isoform X3, protein MSRGRGGPSKEHYYRHPQPRVQERDNFYRPGPGVFYPRAGPQQIPHPSYYDGPTHPEAHIQPSSPLIPSTPPTPSHIKVVPNSVTHNSLYSPNHGAGPSPNSFYDKQREFLTGRISEAPQFRATVSGGGGGFVPNRSHSTLYQPQSGYCRHPNSSPSGRGASQDRRPYRPGAGASRGNLAPRHLNQNQFQGKNHNQHSSRQWRTQTDSLCDQFQGLLLKDRPNRGGERFDKHSSSSSTGNLSFCKPNITLTTQIQGEVHEALAALKPSESISAKVLARKLHLPKKVVNKALYSLEHLQKASKQGLTPPEWTLYREPLRVEEDQSTKYHVQNQPPYLLASSEPPQKPEEKVETETEEEVQAKEEDSDTESSSSYSSSLEFSDSEDSQSSAKGQHHKKQHPSTSSSPDQDIKGAVMAEQKEQIFKYLLQSREATALNIAKNIGLKTAKQVNSTLYALEKQGEVVRNVEVNPPTWELSTHRRERMERSLKAAQSNPAVLVKMEVEEEEPLSSASCKSENANEGQWSTDDIPEFLNAIRRETDAEKKASEKTNAMGTVAVSVAAPPPQNLWAKLQEVRLKNPVSGLMEYAQYLGQNCEFLLLDQSGPSHDPRFRMQVMLNGRLFPVAEASSKKVAKKDAAAATLRILVKEMQGGTCTADEENTGNVDQVMELPPDTSGPAESTGGILGSGGVEGTAEGPRQPLSRSLPGGKNPVSVLMEYSQRSGKPIEFINTGQAGPPHDPRFMYRVKVGESLFAEASAPNKKAARQLAAEEAVKELMADGKLQLNKPQLPLGPSSGSDESFSGATCPSLPPLTADELRAAHEAGVGDLINHLNNNAVSGLLEYARARGFAAEIRLVGQSGPPHDPKFTYQAKLGGRWFPPVCASNKKQGKQEAADAALRVLIGEAERAARTGELTPAELPVSGSTLHDQIAMLSHQRFNALTTRIQHCLLGRKILATIIMRRGEGLGTVVSLGTGNRCVKGEELSLKGETVNDCHAEIISRRGFIRFLYSELLKHYEGADDSIFEPAENNKLRIKSDITFHLYISTAPCGDGALFDKSCSEAGDEAQGHQPLFENAKQGKLRTKVENGEGTIPVESSAIVPTWDGIQHGERLRTMSCSDKILRWNVIGLQGALLTHFLDPIYLKSITLGYLYSHGHLTRAVCCRLARDGEAFTQSLPASFKLNHPEVGRVSVYDSTRHTGKTKESSVNWSFPDQHSVEVLDGTKGKVDGTKLAVSRVSKSNLFHLFRSLCQRSGRTDLLSLPSYAQAKMSAVSFQQAKQQFFQALSAHGYGAWIGKPLEEKSFEAGEGNGNNGAPVGNSNNVGAVEA, encoded by the exons ATGAGCAGAGGTAGAGGAGGGCCTTCCAAAGAACATTACTACAGGCATCCACAACCCCGCGTGCAGGAAAGGGATAACTTCTATAGACCTGGCCCAGGTGTATTCTATCCCAGAGCTGGGCCACAGCAGATCCCACATCCAAGTTACTACGACGGTCCTACCCACCCTGAAGCACACATACAGCCCTCATCTCCCCTAATCCCTTCTACCCCCCCTACACCAAGCCACATTAAAGTGGTCCCAAACTCTGTCACCCATAATAGCTTGTACAGCCCGAATCACGGTGCAGGTCCAAGCCCTAATTCCTTTTATGACAAACAAAGAGAATTCCTGACAGGGCGGATCTCTGAGGCTCCACAGTTTAGAGCCACTgtgagtggaggaggaggaggatttgTACCCAACAGGTCACATAGTACTTTATACCAGCCTCAGTCAGGATACTGTAGACATCCAAACAGCAGCCCTAGTGGTAGAGGGGCTAGCCAAGACCGGAGACCATACCGACCTGGTGCAGGAGCTTCAAGAGGTAACCTAGCACCTCGACATTTGAATCAAAACCAGTTCCAAGGTAAAAACCATAACCAACACTCCAGTAGACAATGGCGCACCCAAACAGATTCACTCTGTGACCAGTTTCAGGGTTTGTTGCTCAAAGACAGGCCcaacagaggaggagaaaggtTTGACAAACATTCTTCATCCAGCAGCACAGGAAATTTAAGTTTTTGTAAACCTAACATCACTCTCACAACTCAAATACAGGGCGAGGTACATGAGGCTTTGGCTGCGTTGAAGCCAAGTGaaagtatttctgctaaagtgTTAGCCAGAAAACTGCATCTTCCCAAAAAGGTAGTCAACAAGGCTCTGTACTCTTTGGAACACTTACAGAAAGCTTCCAAGCAAGGATTAACCCCTCCTGAGTGGACACTATACAGAGAACCTCTCAGAGTCGAGGAAGACCAAAGCACAAAGTATCACGTACAAAATCAACCTCCATATTTGTTAGCCAGTTCAGAACCCCCACAAAAACCTGAAGAAAAGGTTGAAACAGAAACCGAAGAGGAAGTCCAGGCCAAAGAAGAGGACTCTGACACAGAATCAAGTTCTTCATATTCCTCCTCTTTAGAGTTTTCTGACTCTGAAGATTCCCAGTCATCAGCAAAAGGTCAACACCACAAGAAGCAACATCCCAGCACTTCCAGCTCTCCTGATCAGGACATTAAAGGTGCTGTGATGGCAGAACAGAAGGAACAGATTTTTAAATACCTTCTTCAATCAAGGGAGGCAACAGCTCTTAACATAGCGAAAAATATTGGACTCAAGACTGCTAAGCAGGTCAATTCTACTCTGTACGCCCTAGAAAAGCAAGGTGAAGTCGTTAGGAATGTTGAAGTCAACCCTCCAACATGGGAGCTCTCCACCCACCGCCGAGAGAGAATGGAGAGGAGTCTCAAAGCTGCACAGAGCAACCCGGCTGTCCTGGTTAAAATGGAAGTAGAAGAGGAGGAA CCCCTTTCCTCTGCCTCATGTAAAAGCGAAAACGCCAATGAAGGACAGTGGTCCACTGATGACATCCCTGAATTCCTCAATGCTATTCGCAGAGAGACGGATGCTGAAAAAAAGGCATCCGAGAAAACCAATGCCATGGGGACTGTAGCTGTCTCAGTGGCTGCCCCGCCTCCCCAGAATCTGTGGGCTAAGTTACAGGAGGTAAGGTTGAAGAACCCTGTGAGCGGTCTCATGGAGTATGCCCAGTATCTGGGCCAGAACTGCGAGTTCCTGCTGCTGGACCAGTCAGGACCCTCCCACGATCCTAG ATTTCGTATGCAGGTGATGCTCAACGGGAGGCTGTTTCCTGTCGCGGAAGCTTCTAGTAAGAAAGTTGCAAAAAAGGATGCTGCTGCAGCCACACTGCGAATCCTTGTCAAAGAGATGCAAGGGGGGACGTGCACCGCCGATGAGGAAAATACTGGCAATGTGGACCAGGTGATGGAGCTACCTCCAGACACCAGC GGGCCTGCTGAAAGCACAGGGGGGATTTTGGGGTCTGGCGGTGTGGAAGGGACGGCAGAGGGACCTCGCCAACCCCTGTCCCGCTCTCTGCCTGGTGGCAAGAATCCGGTGTCTGTCCTTATGGAGTACAGCCAGCGCAGTGGGAAGCCCATCGAGTTCATCAACACTGGACAGGCGGGTCCACCGCATGATCCAAG GTTCATGTACAGGGTGAAGGTGGGAGAGAGCTTGTTTGCAGAGGCCTCAGCTCCAAACAAGAAGGCAGCTCGCCAGCTGGCAGCAGAGGAGGCTGTCAAAGAATTAATGGCTGATGGGAAACTGCAGCTCAACAAG CCTCAGTTGCCCCTGGGTCCTTCCAGTGGCAGTGACGAGAGTTTTTCTGGGGCAACATGCCCCAGTTTACCTCCACTTACTGCAGATGAGTTGCGAGCAGCCCACGAGGCAGGGGTCGGGGACCTCATCAACCACCTGAACAACAATGCAGTGTCGGGTCTTCTGGAGTATGCCAGAGCCCGTGGCTTTGCTGCCGAGATCCGCCTTGTGGGCCAGTCTGGACCGCCACATGACCCTAA GTTCACCTACCAGGCCAAGCTCGGCGGACGCTGGTTCCCTCCCGTCTGTGCGTCCAACAAGAAGCAGGGAAAGCAGGAAGCAGCTGATGCTGCACTGCGCGTTCTGATTGGAGAAGCTGAGAGAGCAGCCCGCACTGGGGAGCTTACACCAGCTGAG TTACCAGTGAGCGGCAGCACACTGCATGATCAGATAGCAATGTTGAGTCACCAGCGCTTCAACGCTCTGACCACACGGATCCAGCACTGCCTTCTGGGACGCAAGATTCTGGCCACGATCAtcatgaggaggggggagggcCTGGGGACTGTTGTCAGCCTTGGAACTG GAAATCGCTGTGTTAAAGGGGAGGAGCTGAGCCTTAAAGGAGAGACTGTTAATGACTGCCATGCAGAAATCATCTCCAGAAGAGGATTTATTCG GTTTCTGTACAGTGAGCTGCTCAAGCACTATGAAGGTGCAGACGATAGTATATTTGAACCGGCGGAGAATAACAAACTACGGATCAAATCTGACATCACCTTTCACCTCTACATTAG TACGGCACCGTGTGGGGACGGTGCTCTGTTTGATAAGTCATGCAGTGAGGCGGGGGATGAAGCTCAAGGCCACCAGCCTCTATTTGAGAATGCTAAGCAGGGCAAGCTTCGCACTAAAGTGGAGAATG GTGAGGGCACCATCCCTGTGGAGTCAAGTGCCATTGTACCCACCTGGGATGGCATCCAGCACGGTGAAAGGCTGAGGACAATGAGCTGCAGTGATAAGATCCTGCGCTGGAATGTGATAGGCCTACAGGGGGCACTGCTTACCCATTTCCTGGATCCCATCTACCTGAAGTCCATCACACTtg GCTATTTGTACAGCCACGGTCACCTGACACGCGCCGTTTGCTGTCGGTTGGCCAGAGACGGCGAGGCTTTCACGCAAAGTCTCCCCGCTTCCTTCAAGCTGAACCACCCTGAG GTCGGCAGGGTGAGTGTGTATGACTCCACACGTCACACAGGCAAGACCAAGGAGTCCAGTGTGAACTGGAGCTTTCCAGACCAGCACAGTGTTGAAGTGCTTGACGGGACCAAAGGAAAAGTAGATGG GACCAAACTGGCCGTGTCCCGCGTGTCCAAGTCCAATCTATTCCATCTTTTCCGCTCCCTGTGCCAGCGAAGCGGTCGCACTGACCTCCTCTCCCTGCCCTCCTACGCTCAGGCAAAGATGTCTGCTGTGTCCTTCCAGCAAGCCAAGCAACAGTTTTTCCAAGCTCTCAGCGCCCACGGCTACGGAGCCTGGATCGGAAAACCCCTGGAAGAAAAGAGCTTCGAGGCTGGGGAGGGAAACGGGAACAATGGGGCACCTGTGGGAAACAGCAACAATGTAGGAGCAGTGGAGGCGTAG